One region of Oligoflexus sp. genomic DNA includes:
- a CDS encoding pirin family protein has product MSWMPTREPECDVMAEDGIEMLIQPRLRDLGGFSVSRILPAIGRKTVGPFIFFDHMPPRDVPPGEGMNVRPHPHIALATVTYLFEGEFVHRDSLGSLEMVRPGDINWMTAGRGIVHSERTHPERLKTGGRSHGIQLWVALPKEHEETEPAFHHHDKDELPRVTGPGFTVRVLIGEAYGQKSPVKIFSPMFYCDVQAEVGASLELPHEYAERALYLLSGTIRHGGKVFDHPQMIIFKKDCPIRLHVESEARFVLLGGAALDGPRVIWWNFISSSQARIDQAKKDWQEGRFPLIPGDSDEFIPLPES; this is encoded by the coding sequence TCGGAGGTTTTTCCGTGTCCCGGATTCTGCCGGCCATCGGACGCAAGACCGTCGGTCCTTTTATCTTCTTTGATCATATGCCACCGCGCGATGTCCCGCCGGGCGAAGGCATGAATGTCAGGCCGCATCCACATATTGCGCTGGCCACGGTCACCTATCTTTTTGAAGGCGAATTCGTCCATCGCGATAGCCTTGGCTCGCTGGAAATGGTGCGACCGGGTGATATCAACTGGATGACGGCCGGACGCGGCATTGTGCATTCGGAGCGGACTCATCCCGAGCGCCTTAAGACCGGCGGACGTTCGCATGGCATTCAACTTTGGGTGGCTTTGCCCAAGGAGCATGAAGAGACCGAACCCGCCTTTCATCATCATGACAAGGACGAGCTGCCGCGCGTCACAGGTCCTGGCTTTACGGTCCGTGTTCTGATTGGCGAGGCCTATGGACAGAAATCGCCTGTGAAAATTTTCTCGCCCATGTTTTATTGCGATGTTCAGGCCGAGGTCGGAGCCTCGCTGGAGCTTCCCCACGAGTATGCCGAGCGCGCTCTTTACCTCCTCTCCGGAACGATCCGTCACGGCGGAAAAGTTTTTGATCACCCGCAGATGATCATCTTTAAAAAAGACTGCCCCATCAGGCTTCATGTGGAGAGTGAAGCCCGCTTTGTGCTGCTCGGCGGCGCGGCGCTTGATGGTCCCCGGGTGATCTGGTGGAATTTCATATCCAGCTCCCAGGCCCGGATTGATCAGGCCAAAAAAGACTGGCAGGAAGGCCGTTTCCCCCTGATTCCTGGGGATTCTGACGAATTCATTCCCCTTCCTGAATCCTAA
- a CDS encoding TetR/AcrR family transcriptional regulator encodes MSASNKRREAIEEGRSLLQKLGFNGFSFQDIADRIGIKKPSLYAHFASKEELGLEMIAHYRRDFEQWAERHRNDAILDQIEGLFRIFNKFARDQNKICPITALSAEYETLPLSMRKALGDMAAFQEKWLLDLIQRGMDAGHFRSDLDPAQTAQMIQSLGFGIQHLARLHQDTDRILAVKDQIRHLLERKVP; translated from the coding sequence ATGTCTGCATCCAATAAACGCCGCGAAGCCATCGAAGAGGGAAGGAGTTTACTGCAAAAACTCGGCTTCAACGGCTTCAGCTTTCAGGATATCGCCGATCGCATCGGAATCAAAAAACCAAGTCTCTATGCTCATTTCGCTTCCAAAGAGGAACTTGGTCTGGAGATGATCGCGCACTACCGCCGTGATTTTGAACAATGGGCCGAGCGTCACAGGAATGATGCGATCCTGGATCAGATCGAAGGACTTTTTCGCATCTTCAATAAATTCGCCCGGGATCAAAACAAGATCTGCCCCATCACGGCTCTTTCCGCTGAGTATGAGACGCTGCCTTTATCCATGCGCAAGGCCCTTGGAGACATGGCTGCGTTTCAGGAAAAGTGGCTGCTGGACCTGATTCAGCGGGGCATGGACGCCGGACATTTCCGCTCCGATCTGGATCCGGCTCAGACGGCGCAAATGATTCAGTCCCTGGGATTTGGCATTCAACACCTTGCGCGTTTGCATCAGGACACGGATCGCATTCTGGCCGTGAAAGATCAAATCCGTCATCTTCTGGAAAGGAAAGTTCCATGA
- a CDS encoding acetyl-CoA C-acetyltransferase — MKNLRMSYIVGGVRTPFVKSMGAFNNVERIELMIASLQELRKRYKLDKIILGDVALGAVMNSAGDWNLAREAVLRAGFHPHTPAYNIQRACGTGLEAMVQIANKIALGQMETGIAGGVDTNSDLPLELQQSLQKFFLGLPQAKTLVDKLKTVTSLRADSFKPRIPAVVEPQTGLSMGQHTELMVKTWGITREAQDRLAYESHQKAAKAKAAGFFDDLIVPVAGVKADGILRADTTIEKLAKLKPAFDKVNGSLTAGNSTALTDGASSVLLASEEALTRYGWKALARFVDAEAAAIDFVGGEGLLMAPTLAVSRLLERNQLKLQDFDFYEIHEAFAGQVLCTLKAWEDATYCRDVLGRAAPLGSIDPAKMNVNGSSLAVGHPFAATGGRIVATLAKLLHQKGKGRGLISICTAGGMGVAAILEA; from the coding sequence ATGAAAAATCTTCGCATGAGTTACATTGTTGGTGGCGTCCGCACGCCTTTTGTCAAATCCATGGGCGCATTCAATAACGTGGAACGCATCGAACTGATGATCGCGAGTCTGCAGGAATTAAGAAAGCGCTACAAACTGGATAAAATCATCCTGGGTGATGTGGCGCTCGGAGCGGTCATGAACAGTGCGGGGGATTGGAATCTGGCCCGTGAAGCCGTTCTTCGCGCCGGCTTTCATCCCCATACGCCGGCCTATAACATCCAGCGCGCCTGCGGCACCGGATTGGAAGCCATGGTTCAGATTGCCAACAAAATCGCCTTGGGACAGATGGAAACCGGGATCGCTGGCGGCGTGGATACCAACAGTGATCTGCCTTTGGAGCTGCAGCAGAGTCTTCAGAAATTCTTCCTGGGACTGCCGCAGGCGAAGACCTTGGTCGATAAACTCAAAACGGTGACAAGCCTAAGAGCTGATAGCTTCAAACCCCGAATTCCCGCTGTGGTCGAACCTCAAACCGGATTATCCATGGGTCAGCACACGGAACTCATGGTGAAGACCTGGGGCATCACCCGTGAGGCCCAGGATCGCCTCGCCTATGAAAGCCATCAGAAAGCTGCAAAAGCCAAAGCCGCAGGATTCTTTGATGATCTCATCGTACCGGTCGCGGGTGTGAAAGCCGACGGCATTTTACGGGCGGATACCACAATCGAAAAACTGGCGAAGCTTAAACCCGCCTTTGATAAAGTGAACGGAAGCCTGACAGCCGGTAACAGCACGGCTCTTACAGACGGAGCCTCTTCCGTTCTTTTGGCTTCAGAAGAAGCGCTGACGCGTTACGGCTGGAAAGCCCTCGCCCGTTTTGTGGATGCTGAAGCCGCAGCGATTGATTTCGTCGGTGGGGAAGGTCTTCTGATGGCACCGACGCTGGCCGTCAGTCGTCTTTTGGAACGCAATCAACTGAAGCTCCAGGACTTCGACTTTTATGAAATCCACGAAGCCTTTGCCGGTCAGGTTCTTTGCACTCTGAAAGCCTGGGAGGATGCCACCTACTGCCGCGATGTCCTGGGTCGCGCCGCACCACTCGGCAGCATTGATCCAGCAAAGATGAATGTCAACGGCAGCAGCCTTGCGGTTGGTCACCCGTTTGCCGCAACAGGCGGCCGCATTGTGGCCACGCTCGCGAAACTCCTTCATCAAAAAGGCAAGGGACGCGGTTTGATTTCCATCTGCACGGCGGGTGGCATGGGAGTGGCAGCTATTTTGGAAGCTTGA
- a CDS encoding outer membrane protein, protein MKLANLSLSVLALAFAASGYSADLTVQGEVISSQGKLESGKTKSTDPITGETVTEDSEGNAKAVTAPGVGVSLQYKLNDALRLGGGVGYVNYDDKDEGEYSDLSVAANATFDFYKQEGFALYGLGGLSYHMVDPKDVKEDGFELKMKSADLLNYDLGVGGRFDVAENVNLSLGYRFSDTLAKGTIDSTASAIGTGLSQKAEFKDVTLQKNEFIASVGYSF, encoded by the coding sequence ATGAAACTCGCAAATCTCTCTCTGTCCGTTCTTGCTCTCGCTTTTGCTGCCTCGGGTTATAGTGCCGACCTTACAGTTCAAGGTGAAGTGATCAGCTCACAAGGCAAGCTGGAGTCCGGCAAAACCAAATCCACAGATCCCATCACCGGTGAAACGGTGACCGAAGACAGCGAAGGCAATGCCAAGGCCGTCACAGCCCCAGGCGTGGGTGTGAGCCTTCAGTACAAACTGAATGATGCCCTGCGTCTCGGCGGTGGAGTGGGTTACGTGAACTATGACGACAAGGATGAGGGTGAGTACAGTGACCTTTCCGTGGCCGCCAACGCCACCTTCGATTTCTATAAGCAGGAAGGTTTCGCTCTCTACGGTCTTGGCGGTCTTTCGTACCACATGGTTGACCCCAAAGACGTGAAAGAAGATGGCTTCGAATTGAAAATGAAGAGCGCCGATCTTCTGAACTATGACCTGGGTGTCGGCGGACGCTTTGATGTGGCTGAGAACGTGAACCTGAGCCTGGGTTACCGCTTCAGCGATACTCTTGCTAAAGGAACCATTGATTCGACCGCATCGGCTATCGGCACAGGTCTTTCCCAAAAGGCTGAGTTCAAGGACGTGACCCTTCAGAAAAATGAATTCATCGCGTCGGTCGGCTACTCCTTCTAA
- the asd gene encoding aspartate-semialdehyde dehydrogenase, with translation MSIRKKVAVVGATGIAGQQFLTALANHPWFEVVRFAGSPRSAGKRYEDALRAPNGQIGWWQPEPIPEKFRNMMIESAPELNLDGIDIVFTAIDSDAAKELEPLYAKKVPVISTASAFRMEDDVPLLIPGVNTSHSSMIRAQQKKRGWKGFIVPIPNCTTYGMACTLAPLQKAFGLKTVIMTSMQATSGAGRNGGVLALDMLDNLVPYIPKEEEKVQIETQKILGALKDDRFVPAPFAVSCTCTRVPVTDGHTETVFIATERPATVEAAIAAFKEYKPDFGDLPSAPKNFFTVHDDPFHPQPRIDRDQDGGMSTHIGRIREEKALGGLKYVLLSHNTKAGAAKGALLVAENLCVTGYI, from the coding sequence ATGAGCATAAGAAAAAAAGTCGCCGTCGTCGGCGCCACGGGTATCGCCGGTCAACAATTTCTCACAGCTTTGGCCAATCATCCCTGGTTTGAAGTTGTTCGTTTCGCGGGTTCGCCCCGTTCCGCAGGCAAACGCTATGAAGATGCGCTGCGGGCCCCGAACGGCCAGATCGGTTGGTGGCAACCGGAACCCATTCCGGAAAAATTCCGCAACATGATGATCGAGTCGGCTCCCGAGCTGAACCTCGATGGCATCGACATCGTTTTCACGGCGATTGATTCAGACGCCGCGAAAGAGCTTGAGCCGCTGTATGCGAAAAAAGTCCCCGTGATCTCGACCGCCAGCGCCTTCCGCATGGAAGATGACGTTCCCCTTTTGATTCCCGGTGTGAACACCTCGCATTCCTCCATGATCCGCGCGCAGCAGAAAAAACGCGGCTGGAAAGGTTTCATCGTACCCATTCCCAACTGTACGACCTACGGCATGGCCTGTACGCTCGCGCCCCTGCAAAAAGCTTTCGGCCTGAAAACCGTGATCATGACCTCGATGCAGGCGACCTCCGGCGCCGGTCGTAACGGGGGCGTCCTGGCCCTTGATATGCTCGATAACCTTGTTCCTTACATTCCCAAGGAAGAGGAAAAAGTGCAGATCGAAACGCAGAAAATCCTCGGCGCTCTGAAGGACGATCGCTTCGTTCCCGCTCCTTTCGCCGTGAGCTGCACCTGTACCCGCGTTCCGGTCACCGATGGTCACACCGAAACGGTGTTCATTGCCACCGAACGTCCTGCGACCGTCGAAGCCGCGATCGCCGCGTTCAAGGAATACAAACCCGACTTCGGCGATCTGCCGTCGGCTCCGAAGAACTTTTTCACCGTGCACGACGATCCCTTCCATCCCCAGCCGCGCATCGACCGCGATCAGGATGGTGGCATGTCGACCCACATCGGCCGCATCCGTGAAGAAAAAGCCCTCGGCGGATTGAAGTACGTGCTCCTCTCGCACAACACCAAAGCCGGTGCCGCGAAAGGCGCTCTTTTGGTTGCCGAAAACCTCTGTGTAACCGGTTACATCTGA
- a CDS encoding NFACT RNA binding domain-containing protein, with product MTESHPYKLRILKTWVAKDPSLVFQCQPFGAPGEGGFPKKTHLFIDLRQQSFGPRLQAEKPADADANHAFIQILRKHIPTFTIRTIFHHPPSGDYWLPLLSGPETDRPWLLRLACSKPPLASLVAPDDTIYVSFGQKGTFTKKHEGEARPSFAGMSDALPKLMRDLRGDAVDKADDEGPAEAGAPDTAISQLQKDLASRLKRKLKTSKKTLEKAKADIPTAADVLQKEQEATFLQSYAWMVKPDAFELRLEPAMTGLSEDFVIPLDPEASVGQNMEKKFAALHKAKRGRELGQKHYEIARAYVEGLEKDLHDLQNEQKSDAFLQQLVRKYKLPELQNVSSAPGAGESLGKPYKTYTASTGHTILVGKSAMDNDELTKSARSNDFWFHAVGVTGSHVIVPVTADIRQALPTQLLREAAILALHFSRMRDDHAGECYVTRKQFLKKQRGMPAGLWRIDQSESLFFRYSEDEVQNLLQTVRV from the coding sequence ATGACTGAATCGCATCCCTATAAGCTTCGAATTCTGAAAACCTGGGTCGCGAAAGACCCAAGCCTCGTCTTTCAGTGCCAGCCTTTCGGCGCTCCCGGCGAAGGCGGTTTTCCCAAGAAAACCCATCTCTTCATCGACCTCCGGCAGCAGTCCTTCGGCCCGCGCTTGCAGGCGGAAAAACCTGCGGATGCCGATGCCAATCACGCTTTCATTCAGATCCTTCGCAAGCATATTCCGACCTTCACTATCCGCACCATTTTCCATCATCCACCCTCGGGCGATTACTGGCTCCCCCTTCTCAGCGGCCCGGAAACGGATCGGCCCTGGCTGCTGCGGCTCGCATGCAGCAAGCCTCCCCTGGCCTCGCTTGTCGCTCCGGATGATACGATATATGTAAGCTTCGGTCAGAAGGGAACCTTCACCAAAAAACATGAAGGCGAAGCCCGCCCATCCTTCGCCGGAATGTCGGATGCCTTGCCGAAGCTCATGCGCGATCTGCGCGGCGATGCCGTGGATAAAGCCGATGATGAAGGCCCCGCTGAAGCAGGAGCGCCCGACACGGCGATATCGCAGCTGCAGAAGGATCTGGCGTCCCGCCTCAAGCGGAAGCTGAAAACCAGCAAAAAAACCCTGGAAAAGGCCAAAGCCGATATACCGACGGCCGCCGATGTTCTGCAAAAGGAGCAGGAGGCCACCTTTTTGCAGAGTTACGCCTGGATGGTGAAACCGGACGCCTTTGAACTTCGCCTGGAACCGGCGATGACAGGTCTTTCTGAGGACTTTGTGATCCCTCTTGATCCCGAAGCCTCAGTGGGTCAGAACATGGAAAAAAAATTCGCGGCTTTGCACAAAGCGAAGCGCGGTCGCGAGCTGGGTCAAAAGCATTATGAAATCGCCCGCGCGTATGTCGAAGGCCTGGAAAAGGATCTTCACGATCTGCAGAACGAACAGAAAAGCGATGCCTTCCTTCAGCAGCTGGTCCGCAAATATAAGCTCCCCGAACTTCAAAACGTCAGCTCGGCTCCTGGTGCGGGCGAGTCGCTTGGAAAGCCCTATAAAACCTATACCGCCAGCACAGGCCATACGATCCTCGTGGGAAAATCCGCGATGGATAATGACGAGTTAACCAAGTCTGCGCGATCGAATGATTTCTGGTTTCACGCCGTGGGTGTCACGGGCTCGCATGTGATCGTCCCGGTCACGGCCGATATCCGGCAGGCCTTGCCAACCCAGCTCCTGCGCGAAGCCGCGATCCTTGCCCTTCATTTCAGCCGCATGCGCGACGATCATGCGGGCGAATGCTATGTCACGCGCAAGCAATTTCTTAAAAAACAGCGGGGCATGCCCGCCGGTCTTTGGCGGATTGATCAGTCGGAAAGCCTATTTTTCAGGTACTCGGAGGACGAGGTGCAGAACCTTCTCCAAACCGTTCGGGTTTAA